The Stomatobaculum sp. F0698 genomic sequence CTTCGGCGCAATGTACGACGAGAACGCGCAGGATGAGTGCTCGATTACCGTTATCGCAACCGGCCTCGACCAGGCGGCAAGCCAGCAGGCAAAGGAGCAGCGCGCGGCGGGCTATCGCAGAAACGCGCAGGCCAACGCAGCGAAGCAGGGCACACCGATTCGCGTCGCACAGCCGCAGCAGGGACAGGCAGCACCCCAGCAGGAGCAGCAGCCGGTACAGCCGCAGCAGCAGACCGCGGGCTTCAACGGGACCATGAACCCGCTGTTCCAGCAGCAGCCGCAGCAGTCGGCACAGCCGCAGTATCAGCAGCCCCAGTACCAGCAGCCGGCACAGCCGCAGTATCAGCAGCCGCAGCAGCAGTTCCAGCAGCCGGAGCAGCCGCAGCAGGGCGCTTACAGCTTTGAGCCGCGTCAGAATAAAAACGTGCAGATCAATATTCCGGACTTCTTAAAGAGCCGGAAGTGAGCATAAAAAAAGAGAGCCTCGGCTCTCTTTTTTTGTGCCGCGGAAGGCGGCATAAACACCGCCGCGCTCAGCTGTTTTTGCGGTATAGGATCAGCAGGCCCTTTAAGAGCAGGAGATCGTCGAACTCGATTTGATGTGAGCAGAGCGGGGTCACAAAGCGCGCCAGACCGCCGGTCGCGACAATGGTCGCCTTGCTGCCGAGTTCTTTTTCCATGCGGGAGAGTATGCCGTCCAGCATGCCGGCGGTGCCGTAGAGAATCCCGCTCTGCATGGCCTCGATGGTGTTTTTGGCGAGGGCCCGTCCCGGGGACTCGAGATCGATCGAGGGGAGCTGCGCGGTGCTGCCGCTCAGGGTGTTCAGCGAGACGCGGAGACCGGGGTGGATGACGCCGCCCACATAGTCGCCGTTTTTGTCCAGGGCGGTGATCGAGGTCGCCGTTCCCATGTCAATCACAATGATGGGAAGCGGGTAGTTTGCCTTGGCCGCGACGGAGTCGACAATCAAATCGGAGCCGATGTGCTTCGGGTCGTCCATGCGTATGTTCATGCCTGTCTTCATGCCGGCGCCGACCAGCTTGCAGGCAAGTCCCGTGACCTTGCGGACCGCTTCGGTGATGACGGCGTTCAGCGGAGGAACCACGCTCGACAGGATGGCACCCTCGAGATCCTCGGCTGCGATGTGATGCAGATCCAGTATGCTCTTTAAGCTCACGGCATATTCGAGGTCCGTTTTCCGCGTGTCGGTCGTGATGCGCTCCATAAAGTGCGTGTTTGTCTCGTCGATGCCGCCGATTACAATATTGGAGTTGCCCATATCAATGGCGAGTATCATGATTCCTTCCTTTCCGCGCCGAAATATGGTATAATTTCCCGCGCAAAAACAGCGTATTCTAGGGTTTTATAACATAGATCGGCTGGAAAAACAACGACAGGAGGCGCAAGTGGCTAGCGAATTTGAGGAGATTAAAAAGCGGCGGACCTTTGCGATTATCAGCCACCCGGACGCGGGAAAGACGACGCTGACCGAGAAATTATTGCTCTACGGCGGCGCCATCAATCTGGCCGGTTCGGTCAAGGGGCGAAAGACGGGCAAGCACGCGGTCAGTGACTGGATGGACATCGAGAAGGAGAGAGGTATCTCGGTCACGAGTTCGGTGCTGCAGTTCAATTACGAGGGCTTCTGCATCAACATTCTGGACACGCCGGGACACGAGGACTTCTCGGAGGATACTTACCGCACGCTGATGGCTGCGGACTCGGCGGTCATGGTGATCGATGCCTCGAAGGGCGTGGAGGCGCAGACCAGGAAGCTCTTTAAGGTCTGTACCCTGCGCCACATCCCGATTTTCACCTTCATCAACAAGATGGACCGCGAGGCGAGAGATCCCTTCGCGCTGACCGATGAGATCGAAGAGCTGCTCGGCATACGCACCTGCCCGGTGAACTGGCCGATCGGTTCCGGCAAGAACTTTAAGGGTGTCTTTGACCGTAACACGAAGAAAATCACGACCTTCCGGGCGGCGCACGCCGGCATGCAGGAAATCGAGACGGAGGAGCTCTCCCTCGAGGATGAGAAGCTCGGCTCTGTGATCGGCGAGGACTTTCTTTCGCAGCTCCTTGAGGAGAGCGAGCTCCTGGACGGTGCGAGCGATGAACTCGATATGGAGCGCGTGTCCCGCGGCGATTTGACGCCGGTTTTCTTCGGTTCCGCACTCACGAACTTCGGTGTCGAGACCTTCCTCGAGCACTTCTTAAAGATGACAAGCTCTCCGCTCGCCAGAAAGACGACGACGGGTGAGGTGGACCCGATGAAAGATGCCTTCTTCTCTGCCTTTGTCTTCAAAATCCAGGCGAATATGAACAAGGCACACCGCGACCGCATTGCTTTCATGCGCATTTGCTCGGGCGAGTATCAGGCCGGCATGGAGGTCGCGCATGTGCAGGGCGGTCGAAAGATACGTCTGAACCAGTCGACGCAGATGATGGCGGACGAGCGGAAGATCGTCGAGACCGCCTACGCGGGCGATATCATCGGTGTCTTCGATCCCGGCATCTTTGCGATCGGCGACACGCTGGAAAATGCGCGGGAACGCATTGAGTTCGAAGGCATTCCGACCTTTGCCCCGGAGCACTTTGCGAGAGTGCGCCAGATCGACACGATGAAGCGAAAGCAGTTTACCAAAGGCATAGAGCAGATTGCGCAGGAGGGTGCGATTCAGATTTTCCAGGAGCGCAACACCGGTATGGAAGAGATTATTGTGGGTGCGGTCGGCGTTCTTCAGTTTGAAGTGCTGACGTACCGCCTCAAAGCGGAGTATAATGTAGAGGTGAGGTTGGATACCCTGCCCTACGAGTACATCCGTTGGATCGACGAGCCGGAAAAGGTGGATGTCGATAAGATTCAGGGCACCAGCGACATGAAAGCGATTCAGAATTTGAAGGGAGAACCCCTGCTGCTCTTTACCCACCCCTGGAGTGTCAGAATGGTGGAAGAGCGCAATCCGGGGCTCAAGCTTCT encodes the following:
- a CDS encoding type III pantothenate kinase, with protein sequence MILAIDMGNSNIVIGGIDETNTHFMERITTDTRKTDLEYAVSLKSILDLHHIAAEDLEGAILSSVVPPLNAVITEAVRKVTGLACKLVGAGMKTGMNIRMDDPKHIGSDLIVDSVAAKANYPLPIIVIDMGTATSITALDKNGDYVGGVIHPGLRVSLNTLSGSTAQLPSIDLESPGRALAKNTIEAMQSGILYGTAGMLDGILSRMEKELGSKATIVATGGLARFVTPLCSHQIEFDDLLLLKGLLILYRKNS
- a CDS encoding peptide chain release factor 3, producing the protein MASEFEEIKKRRTFAIISHPDAGKTTLTEKLLLYGGAINLAGSVKGRKTGKHAVSDWMDIEKERGISVTSSVLQFNYEGFCINILDTPGHEDFSEDTYRTLMAADSAVMVIDASKGVEAQTRKLFKVCTLRHIPIFTFINKMDREARDPFALTDEIEELLGIRTCPVNWPIGSGKNFKGVFDRNTKKITTFRAAHAGMQEIETEELSLEDEKLGSVIGEDFLSQLLEESELLDGASDELDMERVSRGDLTPVFFGSALTNFGVETFLEHFLKMTSSPLARKTTTGEVDPMKDAFFSAFVFKIQANMNKAHRDRIAFMRICSGEYQAGMEVAHVQGGRKIRLNQSTQMMADERKIVETAYAGDIIGVFDPGIFAIGDTLENARERIEFEGIPTFAPEHFARVRQIDTMKRKQFTKGIEQIAQEGAIQIFQERNTGMEEIIVGAVGVLQFEVLTYRLKAEYNVEVRLDTLPYEYIRWIDEPEKVDVDKIQGTSDMKAIQNLKGEPLLLFTHPWSVRMVEERNPGLKLLEFGKS